One region of Coregonus clupeaformis isolate EN_2021a chromosome 31, ASM2061545v1, whole genome shotgun sequence genomic DNA includes:
- the msrb1b gene encoding methionine-R-sulfoxide reductase B1b gives MSFCSFFGGEVYKDHFKPGMYVCSQCNNPLFSSRSKFPHSSPWPAFTETIKEDSVTKMMESLTAFKVLCGKCGNGLGHEFVNDGPEEGISRFUIFSNSLKFVPNKDKQ, from the exons ATGTCTTTTTGCTCATTTTTTGGTGGCGAGGTCTATAAAGACCATTTCAAACCAG GTATGTATGTGTGTTCTCAGTGCAACAACCCGCTGTTCTCCAGCAGGTCTAAGTTCCCCCACTCCTCCCCGTGGCCTGCCTTCACTGAGACCATCAAAGAGGACAGTGTCACCAAGATGATGGAGTCACTCACAGCCTTCAAG GTGCTTTGTGGGAAGTGTGGTAACGGACTGGGCCATGAGTTTGTCAACGACGGTCCAGAGGAAGGCATCTCGCGCTTCTGAATATTCAGCAACTCGCTCAAGTTTGTCCCAAATAAAG ACAAACAGTAG